In Microbacterium enclense, one genomic interval encodes:
- a CDS encoding adenylate/guanylate cyclase domain-containing protein has translation MGPEKTTNARIPERRRGALSIQSRLLIMLLVVSLLSAVVVGVVGSVSGRESLRDEVVDKVTAMRELRAGEVTALLGEVQRESALATNNASARGASQALNAGWDELAARPLTAGQENELTAFYSETFLPRLESATGEDFSDRAFVPDSVAGRNAQYLFTRQDGTADRPAADPGDGSSYTAAYLSADQYFSELVRTVGYTDVVVTNVDADVVYTAGGGVDLGTNLGEGPFRETHLAQGVRDVVADNSVNAVVTTDIEEWAPALGFPVMWVVSPIGDDDGITGVMALQVPVRWINDVMTGYGQWEQQGFGATGETYLVGGDHLMRSNSRRLIQDPEGYAAAVIADGTTAETAERVTKAGGTVLLQPARGAAVDAAIAGRTGAELSEQYIDGENVTAYAPLDIDGLDWAIVARMDADEAFAPVSDFTRTVVLSTLGLMLLVSVLALVLSQSFTRPLRRLATAVQSLADGDYEARVPVRGTDDVADLATAFNEMAAGLRVQQELIEHQRSENERLLRSIMPESLAEKYREGEETLAERHDDVAVVFAELVGFDDFSRDLDGRAETLALNDLMRGFDEVAARCGVESVRTLRGGYLASSGLTVPRVDNARRAVEFALGMRESVERFNARNGSALDLRAGVDTGSVTSGIVARASLAYDLWGDAVRLASRLRRAGEEPGVFVTGAVRDRVEGLFEFVEAGSVEVDGRSSTVWQVS, from the coding sequence ATGGGGCCGGAGAAGACGACGAACGCGCGCATTCCTGAGCGACGACGCGGCGCGCTGAGCATTCAGTCACGCCTGTTGATCATGCTGCTGGTGGTCAGCCTGCTGAGCGCCGTCGTGGTGGGAGTGGTGGGCTCCGTCAGCGGGCGAGAGTCGTTGCGCGACGAGGTCGTCGACAAGGTGACGGCGATGCGCGAACTGCGCGCGGGGGAAGTCACGGCGCTCCTCGGCGAGGTTCAGCGCGAGTCGGCGCTGGCGACCAACAACGCCAGCGCACGTGGGGCATCCCAGGCGCTGAACGCGGGATGGGACGAATTGGCGGCCCGCCCTCTCACCGCGGGCCAGGAGAACGAGCTCACGGCCTTCTACAGCGAGACGTTCCTGCCACGGCTCGAGAGCGCGACCGGGGAGGACTTCAGTGACCGGGCGTTCGTCCCCGATTCCGTCGCCGGGCGGAACGCGCAGTACTTGTTCACGCGCCAGGACGGCACGGCTGATCGCCCCGCGGCCGACCCGGGCGACGGCAGCTCGTACACGGCCGCGTATCTCAGCGCCGATCAATACTTCTCCGAACTGGTCCGCACCGTCGGCTATACCGACGTGGTGGTCACGAACGTCGACGCGGATGTCGTCTACACCGCCGGGGGAGGTGTCGACCTCGGCACCAACCTCGGTGAGGGGCCCTTCCGCGAAACCCACCTGGCACAGGGGGTGCGCGATGTCGTGGCCGACAACTCCGTCAACGCGGTCGTCACCACCGACATCGAGGAGTGGGCCCCCGCTCTCGGCTTCCCCGTGATGTGGGTCGTGTCGCCGATCGGAGACGACGACGGAATCACCGGGGTGATGGCACTACAGGTTCCGGTCAGATGGATCAACGATGTCATGACCGGGTACGGGCAGTGGGAGCAGCAGGGCTTCGGTGCGACGGGCGAGACCTACCTCGTCGGCGGCGACCACCTCATGCGGTCGAACTCGAGACGCCTGATCCAAGATCCCGAGGGGTACGCCGCGGCCGTCATCGCCGACGGTACGACGGCGGAGACGGCCGAGCGCGTCACGAAGGCCGGCGGCACGGTTCTTCTGCAGCCGGCCCGTGGTGCGGCCGTCGACGCGGCGATCGCCGGGCGGACGGGTGCCGAGCTGTCGGAGCAGTACATCGACGGCGAGAACGTCACGGCGTACGCTCCGCTCGACATCGACGGGCTGGACTGGGCCATCGTCGCTCGGATGGACGCCGACGAGGCGTTCGCCCCGGTCTCCGACTTCACGCGCACCGTGGTCCTGTCGACCCTCGGGCTGATGCTGCTGGTGAGTGTGCTCGCTCTGGTGTTGTCGCAGTCGTTCACGCGCCCTCTCCGCCGCCTCGCCACGGCGGTGCAGAGCCTGGCCGATGGAGACTACGAAGCGCGCGTTCCCGTCCGCGGGACCGACGACGTCGCCGATCTGGCGACCGCGTTCAACGAAATGGCGGCGGGACTCCGCGTTCAGCAGGAGCTCATCGAGCACCAGCGGTCAGAGAATGAACGCCTCCTGCGCAGCATCATGCCCGAGAGCCTCGCCGAGAAGTATCGCGAGGGCGAGGAGACGCTCGCCGAACGTCACGACGATGTCGCGGTGGTGTTCGCCGAGCTCGTCGGATTCGATGACTTCTCCCGCGACCTGGATGGCCGCGCGGAGACGCTCGCGCTCAACGACCTCATGCGTGGCTTCGACGAGGTCGCCGCACGCTGCGGGGTGGAATCGGTGCGAACTCTGCGCGGCGGCTATCTCGCCAGCAGCGGGCTCACGGTGCCGCGCGTCGACAACGCCCGCCGCGCCGTGGAATTCGCCCTCGGTATGCGCGAGAGCGTCGAGCGCTTCAATGCGCGCAACGGATCGGCCCTCGATCTTCGCGCCGGGGTCGACACCGGCAGCGTCACCAGCGGGATCGTCGCCCGCGCGAGTCTCGCCTACGACCTCTGGGGAGACGCGGTGCGGCTGGCCTCGCGACTGCGTCGAGCGGGCGAGGAGCCGGGGGTGTTCGTCACCGGCGCCGTCCGAGACCGCGTCGAGGGGCTGTTCGAGTTCGTCGAGGCCGGATCCGTCGAGGTCGACGGGCGCTCCTCCACCGTCTGGCAGGTGTCGTGA
- a CDS encoding mechanosensitive ion channel family protein, with product MPAVFDGAAIGWAIAVVVAVPVLLVVLTEVIGILRRRRSPVVKPLALLRNWVVPFGGLVGLLVFATRSEEDLVWPRVVATIFGFLVILLSLSVLNVAVFATAQRGTWRERIPTIFVEIARLLLVVIGVAFLFSFIWGADVEGVIAALGVTSIVIGLALQNAAGGIVSGLLVLFEQPFRQGDWITTGGTTGRVVEVNWRALHIDTGSGLQIIPNAGLADASFLNLSRPAGPFSAVATATFAPSDPPHAVIAVLRQVAEDLPSLVPGGEAKVSNVGAGAWQVSIPLDSPVAASDALSTFRSWLWYAARRRGLSLDKVAPDATADRSELEAALSGSTRALHLDDELRRDVSEEARVEHYGAGEVIQRAGSATHEILRIMEGRVALADPDGEILPAAVERGEWLGTAALSRERTPTTATAMTVVTVLVLPVALVDRLARLRPALARDLGADAETRRAQLRDRREARGNGARFADQ from the coding sequence ATGCCCGCGGTCTTCGACGGTGCGGCGATCGGGTGGGCGATCGCGGTCGTCGTGGCCGTGCCGGTGCTGCTGGTCGTGCTGACCGAGGTCATCGGCATCCTGCGTCGCCGTCGAAGCCCCGTCGTGAAACCCCTCGCGCTGCTGCGCAATTGGGTGGTTCCCTTCGGGGGGCTCGTGGGTCTGCTCGTCTTCGCGACACGCTCGGAAGAGGATCTGGTGTGGCCGCGCGTGGTGGCCACCATCTTCGGTTTCCTCGTCATCCTGCTGTCGCTGAGCGTGCTGAACGTCGCCGTCTTCGCGACCGCCCAGCGCGGCACGTGGCGCGAGCGCATTCCCACGATCTTCGTCGAGATCGCGCGCCTGCTCCTCGTGGTGATCGGCGTCGCGTTCCTCTTCTCCTTCATCTGGGGAGCCGATGTCGAGGGCGTCATCGCCGCGCTCGGGGTCACCTCGATCGTCATCGGTCTGGCGTTGCAGAACGCCGCGGGCGGTATCGTCTCAGGCCTGCTCGTGCTGTTCGAACAGCCGTTCCGTCAGGGCGACTGGATCACGACCGGGGGTACGACCGGCCGGGTCGTCGAGGTGAACTGGCGAGCGCTGCACATCGACACGGGCTCAGGGTTGCAGATCATCCCGAACGCGGGTCTCGCCGACGCGTCGTTCTTGAATCTCAGTCGCCCGGCCGGTCCGTTCTCGGCAGTGGCGACGGCCACGTTCGCGCCCAGCGACCCGCCCCATGCGGTCATCGCCGTGCTGCGCCAGGTCGCTGAAGACCTTCCGTCGCTCGTCCCGGGCGGCGAGGCGAAAGTCTCCAATGTCGGCGCGGGCGCGTGGCAGGTGTCCATTCCGCTGGATTCCCCGGTCGCCGCCTCCGACGCGCTGAGCACCTTCCGGTCCTGGCTCTGGTACGCGGCGCGGCGGCGCGGGCTCTCGCTCGACAAGGTCGCTCCGGACGCCACGGCCGACCGATCGGAGCTCGAAGCGGCGCTGAGCGGCTCCACGCGGGCGTTGCACCTCGACGACGAGCTGCGCCGCGACGTCTCAGAGGAGGCGCGGGTCGAGCACTATGGGGCCGGTGAGGTCATCCAACGCGCCGGATCCGCGACGCACGAGATCCTGCGGATCATGGAGGGGCGTGTCGCGCTCGCCGACCCCGACGGCGAGATCCTGCCCGCAGCGGTGGAACGTGGGGAGTGGCTGGGCACGGCGGCATTGAGCCGTGAGCGCACCCCGACGACCGCGACGGCGATGACCGTGGTGACGGTGCTCGTGCTCCCGGTCGCGCTGGTCGACCGTCTCGCCCGGCTCCGACCCGCGCTCGCGCGCGATCTCGGAGCGGATGCCGAGACCCGGCGCGCGCAGCTGCGCGACCGCCGTGAGGCGCGCGGGAACGGAGCCCGTTTCGCAGATCAGTGA
- a CDS encoding S8 family serine peptidase, giving the protein MITSRSARSRACALVGTGLLAASLSLGAAVPAGAAPGDLDEIAIAPAAPATGTPLPDSIVSAQGQVDVFVQTRGDSALQVRTARQDLGASDEVASAAASETAARNAEVADRVSDALEQIDPDATVLYTSTYSVPGVAVSADVETLRQLAERPEVQKISRIVPQSIELPAVDGATPMNGASDALTRAVNAWQQSGRTGKDVTVAVVDTGVDYTHADFGGPGTTEVYQQAVASTEAPEASWFDATKYLGGYDFAGATYNGANGTPSYDPIPRPDANPIDGPGGNHGTHVAGTAVGLGVDKEQKTFRGDYTTLSAESVRSEFSIGPGSAPEAGLIALKVFGDNGGSTSLTGAALEWIAQQVASGTEIDVVNLSLGTSYGAIDDPDNAKLEVLIDAGVLPVVAAGNSGDVVDVAGSPGTTMGALTVAASSSGHGLADAALAIVGDPAQNPAEKIKVQYSQEYGWAFDVARNVVALTDTANADGCEPFGAADRPRVAGKIVWLEWDDADVACGSAQRFDNAYDAGAEGVVLTSQSNSFENGIAGNAAIPGAQLTGDFTTALRPAMEEGRLVIELDSDLRRTIEVFDSSRVDTAASFTSRGTHGSIDDVLKPDVSAPGVSVVSAGNGTGSGLEVLSGTSMASPHTAGIAALVVQAHPDWSAERVKQQVMNTAAHDIVTAGADPKAYGPARVGVGRVDALAAVQSDITLRSVENGDLLSASFGVVNVGTAPVVQTRTVTVGNDGADAETLDLRYSPRTETPGVAYDVSPATVTVPAGGSVDVTLTLRIDDPTALRRTLDPTMEAETGGAPRQYLADASGVLEANGAAGTYPVRLAVYAAPRPYSETRTDGLAFDGTAGTLTVSGRGLDQGEGRERYRSVMVPLILGATDPDDTFPETSARETLESADILAVGASSTAPLMDDPTQGVLTFGVQMDGEWARMSPLTWPMVQLDVNGDTRADFIVQVQPGEAGDVPVAMTIDAVTGDVIEERPVNGLFGDQGTNVFDNTVLTMSTSLSALGYTPGTTQTTVRYLAQTRSYYNPAFDGGYRSALVDQTDAASIDAYAPALAFGNSGTPMFADAAGSVAVTRTGDATPQVLVLHLHGDGDARAEIVTPTVTGEPTPTPTEPTPSPSTPTPDGGATPPPGAAPRNDGLASTGIDGVVLVWLAVGAAAAVTAGSAIVWRRRRRS; this is encoded by the coding sequence ATGATCACTTCACGTTCAGCGCGCTCGCGCGCCTGCGCCCTGGTCGGCACCGGCCTCCTTGCGGCCTCGTTGTCGCTCGGTGCCGCTGTCCCGGCCGGGGCCGCCCCCGGAGATCTCGACGAGATCGCCATCGCCCCCGCCGCTCCCGCGACCGGAACGCCCCTTCCCGACTCGATCGTCTCCGCCCAGGGGCAGGTCGACGTCTTCGTGCAGACCCGCGGAGACAGTGCTCTCCAGGTACGCACCGCGCGCCAAGACCTCGGAGCGTCCGACGAGGTGGCCTCCGCTGCCGCGAGCGAGACCGCGGCGCGTAACGCCGAGGTCGCCGATCGCGTGTCAGACGCTCTCGAGCAGATCGATCCGGATGCCACGGTGCTCTACACCTCGACATACTCGGTGCCGGGCGTCGCCGTGAGCGCCGACGTCGAGACGCTGCGTCAACTCGCGGAGCGCCCGGAGGTGCAGAAGATCTCGCGGATCGTTCCCCAATCCATCGAGCTCCCCGCCGTCGACGGCGCCACGCCCATGAACGGGGCGTCGGATGCCCTCACCCGCGCGGTGAACGCCTGGCAGCAGTCGGGACGAACCGGCAAGGACGTCACGGTCGCGGTCGTGGACACGGGCGTCGACTACACCCACGCCGACTTCGGTGGCCCCGGGACCACCGAGGTCTACCAGCAGGCGGTGGCGTCGACCGAGGCGCCCGAGGCGAGCTGGTTCGACGCGACCAAGTACCTCGGCGGCTATGACTTCGCCGGCGCCACGTACAACGGCGCGAACGGCACACCCTCGTACGATCCCATCCCACGCCCGGATGCGAACCCCATCGACGGGCCGGGCGGCAACCACGGAACGCACGTCGCGGGAACCGCGGTGGGCCTCGGCGTCGACAAAGAGCAGAAGACCTTCCGCGGCGACTACACGACGCTCTCGGCGGAGAGCGTCCGATCGGAGTTCTCGATCGGTCCGGGTTCGGCTCCCGAAGCCGGACTCATCGCCCTGAAGGTGTTCGGCGACAACGGCGGCAGCACTTCTCTCACCGGCGCGGCGCTCGAGTGGATCGCCCAGCAGGTGGCGTCGGGAACCGAGATCGACGTCGTGAACCTTTCGCTCGGCACGAGCTACGGCGCCATCGACGACCCCGACAACGCCAAGCTGGAGGTCCTGATCGACGCGGGCGTGCTGCCCGTGGTCGCCGCGGGTAACTCCGGCGACGTCGTCGACGTGGCGGGGAGCCCCGGGACCACGATGGGCGCCCTGACGGTCGCCGCCTCGTCGAGCGGTCACGGTCTTGCCGATGCGGCTCTGGCCATCGTCGGCGACCCGGCGCAGAACCCCGCCGAGAAGATCAAGGTGCAGTACTCGCAAGAGTACGGGTGGGCGTTCGACGTCGCGCGCAACGTCGTGGCCCTGACCGACACGGCCAACGCCGACGGCTGCGAGCCGTTCGGCGCCGCCGACCGTCCGCGCGTCGCGGGAAAGATCGTCTGGCTGGAGTGGGACGACGCCGACGTCGCGTGCGGCTCGGCGCAGCGGTTCGACAACGCCTACGATGCGGGCGCCGAGGGCGTCGTCCTGACGAGCCAGTCGAACTCGTTCGAGAACGGCATCGCCGGCAATGCCGCCATTCCCGGCGCGCAGTTGACCGGTGACTTCACGACCGCCCTCCGGCCCGCCATGGAGGAGGGGCGCCTCGTCATCGAGCTCGACTCCGATCTGCGCCGCACGATCGAGGTGTTCGACTCCAGCCGCGTCGACACCGCGGCATCCTTCACGTCCCGGGGGACCCACGGGTCGATCGACGACGTGCTCAAGCCCGATGTCTCGGCTCCTGGTGTCTCTGTCGTCTCTGCCGGCAACGGCACGGGCTCGGGTCTCGAGGTGCTCAGCGGCACATCGATGGCCTCACCGCACACGGCCGGCATCGCCGCCCTCGTGGTGCAGGCGCACCCCGACTGGTCGGCCGAGCGGGTCAAGCAGCAGGTCATGAACACGGCCGCCCACGACATCGTGACGGCCGGAGCCGACCCGAAGGCGTACGGACCTGCCCGCGTGGGTGTGGGACGCGTCGACGCGCTGGCTGCCGTCCAGAGTGACATCACCCTGCGCTCGGTGGAGAACGGCGACCTCCTCAGCGCCTCCTTCGGCGTGGTCAACGTCGGCACGGCGCCCGTCGTGCAGACGCGCACGGTCACCGTCGGCAACGACGGCGCGGATGCCGAGACCCTCGACCTGCGGTACTCGCCGCGCACCGAGACACCCGGCGTCGCCTACGACGTGAGCCCTGCGACGGTGACGGTCCCGGCCGGCGGCAGCGTCGACGTGACGCTCACCCTGCGCATCGACGACCCGACGGCGCTGCGCCGCACCCTCGATCCGACGATGGAGGCCGAGACGGGAGGCGCGCCGCGTCAGTACCTCGCCGATGCCTCCGGCGTGCTCGAGGCGAACGGGGCCGCGGGTACGTATCCGGTGCGCCTCGCCGTGTACGCGGCTCCCCGCCCGTACTCGGAGACACGCACCGACGGACTCGCATTCGACGGCACGGCGGGAACGCTGACGGTCTCGGGTCGCGGCCTCGACCAAGGCGAGGGGCGTGAGCGGTACCGCTCAGTGATGGTTCCGCTCATCCTCGGTGCCACCGACCCCGACGACACCTTCCCGGAGACGTCCGCGCGCGAAACGCTGGAGAGCGCTGACATCCTCGCGGTGGGTGCGTCCTCGACTGCTCCGCTGATGGACGACCCCACTCAGGGCGTTCTGACGTTCGGCGTGCAGATGGACGGTGAGTGGGCGCGCATGTCACCGCTGACCTGGCCCATGGTGCAGCTCGACGTGAACGGCGACACCCGTGCGGACTTCATCGTGCAGGTGCAGCCGGGAGAAGCCGGAGACGTCCCCGTGGCCATGACGATCGACGCCGTGACCGGCGACGTGATCGAGGAGCGGCCGGTCAACGGCCTGTTCGGTGATCAGGGCACGAACGTGTTCGACAACACGGTGCTGACGATGTCGACCTCGCTGTCGGCTCTGGGCTACACGCCCGGCACGACGCAGACGACGGTGCGGTACCTCGCTCAGACGCGGTCGTACTACAACCCTGCCTTCGACGGCGGCTATCGGAGTGCGCTCGTCGATCAGACGGATGCCGCGAGCATCGACGCCTACGCTCCGGCCCTCGCGTTCGGCAACAGCGGGACCCCGATGTTCGCGGATGCGGCCGGTTCCGTCGCGGTGACGCGCACCGGCGACGCCACGCCCCAGGTGCTTGTGCTCCACCTGCACGGGGACGGCGACGCGCGGGCGGAGATCGTCACCCCGACGGTCACGGGGGAGCCGACCCCGACTCCGACGGAGCCCACGCCGAGTCCGTCGACGCCGACTCCGGACGGGGGAGCGACCCCGCCTCCCGGTGCTGCTCCGCGGAACGACGGGTTGGCCTCGACCGGTATCGACGGCGTCGTTCTCGTGTGGCTCGCCGTCGGCGCCGCGGCGGCCGTGACCGCGGGATCGGCGATCGTGTGGCGACGCCGCCGACGCTCCTGA
- a CDS encoding helix-turn-helix domain-containing protein — translation MSGQTLVISDPRAVRAMANPLRMVVVDELYRRQGPATATELAELVGLSPSAMSYHLRAAESTGLIRRGESSDGRERPWLPAAANYSLVASVESDAVQRMVLIDSRVTPMRQRMEELLAVRSVRPPDADIVYMVLRTGQLLLSADEVGHLQDRVMEVFDEFEALSADRSEEGEFRRARYMWSIVPEKVQPED, via the coding sequence ATGTCCGGTCAGACGCTCGTCATCTCCGATCCGCGGGCGGTTCGCGCCATGGCGAACCCCCTGCGGATGGTCGTGGTCGACGAGTTGTACCGTCGCCAAGGGCCGGCGACCGCGACGGAACTCGCCGAGCTGGTGGGTCTGAGCCCGAGCGCGATGAGTTACCACCTGCGGGCGGCGGAGTCGACGGGACTCATCCGCCGGGGCGAGTCCTCCGATGGGCGCGAGCGGCCGTGGCTGCCGGCGGCCGCGAACTATTCGCTGGTGGCGAGTGTGGAGTCGGATGCCGTGCAACGCATGGTGCTGATCGACTCGCGGGTGACCCCCATGCGTCAGCGCATGGAGGAACTGCTGGCGGTGCGATCGGTCCGACCGCCCGACGCGGACATCGTCTACATGGTGCTCAGGACCGGGCAGCTGCTCCTCAGCGCCGACGAGGTCGGTCACTTGCAGGACCGGGTCATGGAGGTGTTCGACGAGTTCGAAGCCCTCAGCGCCGATCGCTCGGAAGAGGGCGAGTTCCGCCGCGCGCGTTACATGTGGTCCATCGTCCCGGAGAAGGTCCAGCCGGAGGACTGA
- a CDS encoding DeoR/GlpR family DNA-binding transcription regulator has protein sequence MYAMERQQLIERELREIGRVSVVDLARRFDVTTETVRRDLDRLETTGLLRRVHGGAVSTDRASTAEATLTERRERHGDAKRAIAAEAVALLGADFRGSIFVDAGTTPAAVAAMIPTALTSVAAVEVVTHSLEAAHLLAGEERLSLTTIGGCVRGVTAAAVGAHTVRTIGQLRPDIAFVGTNGLSAGFGLSTPDPDEAAVKTAIIQSARRVVLVADAAKFGEELLVRFARLDEIDVLVTDAEPSAALAEALADADVEVRVA, from the coding sequence GTGTACGCAATGGAGCGCCAGCAGCTCATCGAGCGCGAACTGCGCGAGATCGGACGTGTGAGCGTCGTCGATCTGGCCCGCCGCTTCGACGTGACCACGGAGACCGTCCGTCGCGACCTCGACCGTCTCGAGACGACCGGTCTGCTCCGCCGGGTCCATGGCGGAGCCGTCAGCACCGACCGGGCCAGCACGGCCGAGGCGACACTCACCGAGCGCCGCGAACGCCACGGTGACGCCAAGCGGGCGATCGCGGCCGAGGCGGTCGCGCTCCTGGGGGCCGATTTCCGCGGCTCGATCTTCGTCGACGCCGGCACCACCCCGGCCGCCGTCGCCGCAATGATCCCCACGGCCCTCACGTCCGTGGCGGCCGTCGAGGTGGTCACGCACTCCCTCGAGGCGGCGCATCTGCTGGCAGGGGAGGAGCGCCTCTCGCTCACGACCATCGGCGGTTGCGTGCGCGGCGTCACAGCAGCGGCGGTCGGCGCGCACACGGTGCGGACCATCGGTCAGCTGCGACCGGACATCGCCTTCGTCGGCACGAACGGCCTGAGCGCGGGCTTCGGTCTGAGCACTCCCGACCCCGACGAAGCCGCCGTCAAGACCGCCATCATCCAATCGGCCCGGCGCGTCGTCCTCGTCGCCGACGCCGCCAAGTTCGGAGAGGAACTGCTCGTGCGCTTCGCCCGACTCGATGAGATCGACGTGCTCGTCACCGATGCGGAGCCGTCCGCAGCCCTCGCGGAGGCTCTCGCCGACGCCGACGTGGAGGTGCGCGTCGCATGA
- a CDS encoding 1-phosphofructokinase family hexose kinase: MIVTLTANPSADRAVVLSAALAPGEVQRALSSREDAGGKGVNVARVVTAAGAPARAVVPVNAHDPYRMLLEDTGIALDLVEVSGRARANLTITDPAGETTKLNLPGAELSTAEAEALVSGVVAASEGATWLVLAGSLPPGVPVSFYADLIRAVRERWGSSAPRIAVDASGAALAAVVETARPDLIKPNHEELAELVGEDAASDVDVIAEASRRAATLVPERVASALVTLGADGALVFTADGSWRGRAPKIQVASTVGAGDSSLAGYLLADLEGASAPERLARSIAYGAAAATLPGTQAPTPADLPAGTIAVSDFPTPIATS, from the coding sequence ATGATCGTCACCCTGACCGCCAACCCCTCGGCCGACCGCGCTGTCGTTCTGTCCGCGGCGCTCGCCCCCGGCGAGGTGCAGCGCGCCCTGTCGTCGCGCGAAGACGCGGGCGGCAAAGGCGTCAACGTCGCCCGCGTCGTGACCGCGGCGGGAGCTCCCGCGCGTGCCGTCGTCCCCGTGAACGCGCACGATCCCTACCGGATGCTGCTCGAGGACACCGGCATCGCTCTCGACCTCGTGGAGGTCTCCGGTCGCGCGCGTGCCAACCTGACCATCACCGACCCCGCGGGCGAGACCACGAAGCTCAACCTCCCCGGAGCCGAGTTGTCGACCGCCGAAGCGGAGGCCCTGGTCTCTGGCGTCGTCGCGGCCTCCGAGGGAGCGACGTGGCTCGTGCTGGCCGGATCGCTGCCACCCGGAGTGCCGGTGTCGTTCTACGCCGACCTCATCCGCGCGGTCCGCGAGCGGTGGGGGAGCTCTGCTCCACGCATCGCTGTCGACGCGTCCGGAGCTGCCCTCGCGGCCGTGGTCGAGACGGCGCGCCCCGACCTCATCAAGCCCAATCACGAGGAACTCGCCGAGCTCGTCGGCGAGGACGCCGCATCCGACGTCGACGTGATCGCCGAGGCCTCGCGTCGCGCCGCCACCCTCGTGCCGGAGCGGGTGGCATCCGCCCTCGTCACCCTCGGCGCCGACGGCGCCCTGGTCTTCACCGCCGACGGTTCCTGGCGTGGTCGCGCGCCCAAGATCCAGGTCGCGAGCACGGTCGGCGCGGGCGACAGCTCGCTCGCCGGGTATCTTCTCGCCGACCTCGAGGGGGCATCTGCTCCCGAACGCCTCGCGCGCAGCATCGCCTACGGTGCCGCGGCCGCGACGCTGCCCGGGACCCAGGCTCCGACGCCGGCCGATCTGCCCGCGGGCACGATCGCCGTTTCCGATTTCCCCACCCCCATCGCAACATCCTGA